A genomic window from Candidatus Poribacteria bacterium includes:
- a CDS encoding DUF4041 domain-containing protein — protein MLLELILGTIVGGGVVGFLINHYSQKRIRGYKEEIVRLNQKLQEKEICESEIHKLRVEIESLVGRKIDLETEIDELDSLASKHQSDLRDISQEFEEMKTICDETLKKSQEAEKVSSQLLVDIDKLTKSKGTLAEKIHSLKNERYSVSEQLSELKSQLVSVEHDFDLQQHGLYEPLYDFGTAQEYKERLKGIRDAQKQMFQAKTAITCSAEWSVDGSRREGKKMTTEKIKLMANAFNGCCDSVISRVKYSNVASIEKKINKAFDDINKLGATQRCSISNNYLHLKLSELQLVHEYQEKLQEEKEERAEIARRLREEESAQKELEKAKLLAEKEERNYQKALEKARKEFEGAATDNRKNTEKLRDKITQLEQSLREATGNKLRALSRAEVTSSGYIYIISNIGSFGKDIYKIGLTRRLEPENRIRELSGAAVPFKYDVHALIFSENAPKLENTLHRALEEKRVNLVNKRKEFFNCSLEAIKDICHQHEAGAKFFDMPVAEEFRKTKAMRRDKVLNLN, from the coding sequence ATGCTATTAGAATTAATCTTAGGTACAATTGTTGGTGGAGGAGTTGTTGGTTTCTTAATCAATCATTACAGCCAAAAACGTATTAGGGGGTACAAAGAAGAAATAGTCCGACTGAATCAAAAATTACAAGAGAAAGAGATTTGCGAAAGTGAGATCCATAAACTTCGAGTTGAAATAGAAAGTTTAGTTGGGCGCAAAATAGATTTAGAGACTGAAATAGACGAGTTGGACAGTTTGGCAAGCAAACACCAGTCGGATCTACGTGACATTTCTCAAGAATTTGAAGAAATGAAGACAATATGTGACGAAACTCTAAAAAAATCTCAAGAAGCAGAAAAAGTCAGTAGTCAGCTTTTAGTAGACATAGATAAATTGACGAAGTCTAAGGGGACTCTGGCAGAAAAAATTCATTCTCTCAAAAACGAAAGGTATTCTGTTTCAGAGCAGCTTTCGGAATTGAAATCACAATTGGTTTCTGTGGAACATGATTTTGATCTGCAACAGCATGGACTTTACGAGCCTTTATATGATTTTGGCACAGCCCAAGAGTACAAAGAAAGACTGAAAGGTATCCGAGACGCTCAAAAGCAAATGTTTCAAGCGAAAACAGCTATCACGTGTTCTGCCGAGTGGAGTGTTGACGGAAGTAGAAGGGAAGGTAAGAAGATGACTACAGAAAAAATCAAACTCATGGCGAATGCGTTTAATGGTTGTTGCGACTCTGTTATAAGCAGAGTTAAATATAGTAATGTTGCCAGTATCGAGAAAAAGATAAATAAGGCTTTTGACGATATAAACAAGCTTGGGGCGACCCAGCGATGTTCAATATCTAACAATTACTTGCATCTAAAACTTTCCGAACTCCAATTAGTACATGAGTATCAAGAGAAACTACAGGAAGAAAAAGAAGAGCGTGCTGAGATAGCAAGGCGGTTGCGCGAAGAAGAAAGTGCACAAAAAGAACTTGAAAAGGCAAAACTCCTTGCAGAGAAGGAAGAGCGCAATTATCAAAAAGCTTTAGAAAAAGCCAGAAAAGAGTTTGAAGGTGCAGCAACGGATAATCGTAAAAATACCGAGAAACTCAGAGATAAAATAACCCAATTGGAACAGAGTTTGAGGGAAGCAACAGGAAATAAACTTCGTGCGTTGTCTCGAGCAGAAGTTACAAGCAGTGGCTATATCTATATCATTTCTAATATAGGTTCATTCGGTAAGGATATTTATAAGATTGGCTTGACAAGACGCTTAGAACCTGAAAACAGAATTAGAGAATTGAGTGGTGCAGCTGTTCCATTCAAATATGATGTGCACGCTCTGATTTTTTCTGAAAACGCTCCAAAATTAGAAAACACTTTACATAGAGCACTTGAAGAAAAAAGAGTGAATCTTGTAAACAAGCGTAAGGAATTTTTTAATTGCTCGCTTGAGGCTATTAAGGATATCTGTCATCAACATGAGGCTGGAGCGAAGTTTTTTGATATGCCAGTAGCTGAGGAATTCAGAAAGACCAAGGCAATGCGTAGAGATAAGGTTTTAAATCTCAATTGA